CTTAAAGGGCTGGTTGAAGTTGTCGCTGAACAGTTGAACCTTGAAGTCTTACAATTTGAGGCTGATGCTGGACAACATTATCTTCATCCGGGGAAATCGTGTCGGATCTACAGTTCTGAGACCCTGATTGGTGTTATGGGTGAAGTCCACCCTGTTGTTCAAGATGCTTATGATCTCAACCAGCCGGTTTTTCTGCTTGAACTGGACATACCGGCTATGATTTCAGTACGATGCGGCGGAACAAAATTTGAAGCCATTTCGCGCTTCCCGGATGTCTATCGAGACAGTGCTATTCTGGTCGCGAATGATGTCGCTGCAGATCAGATCCTCAACGTGATCAGTTCTGTCAAAGCAAAAAATGTGGATGACGTTGTCCTGTTTGATCTGTACAGTGGAAAAGGAATTCCCGAAGGCAAGAAAAGTATCGCATTCCGTATTCGTTATCGCTCGACGGAAAAGACTCTTACGGATGACGAAATTAATAAAATGCACGCCAAGATCGTAAAGTCATTAGAGAAAAATCTTGGTGCGGAACTCAGATAGCTCTTGCAGCCTGACCTGAGCCTGTGTTATAAACCGTTTAAAATCAACGTTCTGTCGATTCTTTCGAATTTATATGATATGGAGGTATTATGACTAAAGCGGATCTTGTGGAAAATGTATATTTCAAGACAGGTTTTTCTAAAAAGGAATCCGCTGAAATTGTTGAAACGGTTTTCGAGCTGATGAAAGACACGCTTGAAACAGGCGATAAAATTAAAATCGCTGGTTTTGGCAATTTTGTTGTGAAGCAGAAAGCGACACGACGAGGACGTAATCCTCAGACCGGTGAAGAAATCGAGATCAGCTCCCGTAAGATCCTCACTTTTAAACCAAGCCAAGTACTCAAGACTGCGATAAACGAAGGGGACTGAAAAGTCCCCTTTTTGTTCTTTCTTCATGAACGTCGAGATCCCGGACAAGCTTTTTTTTAAGATCGGTGAGGTTGCCTCAATTACTGGGGTCAAGCCCCATGTCCTGCGCTACTGGGAGACGGAATTCGGCGCCTTTTCACCTTCCAAAACCCGTTCTCAACAACGTCAATATCAGAGAAAAGATATTGAACTGGTTCTACACCTTAAAGACCTTCTTTATAATCAAGGTTTTACGATTGCTGGCGCACGTAAAGCGCTTAAGTCTTCTGCCAAAAAACAGTCTCAAACAGAAGAGAAAAGTGACCGACAGGTTCTTCTAGAGCTTCGTGAGGATTTGCGCAGGCTCAAAGAGAGGTTGCATGACTGGTCCTGAGAATCCGCCTCTGATCGTTGTCACCAATGATGACGGGATTCTTTCGCCCGGACTTCAGCAACTTTCTGAAACGCTTCTTAACCTCGGGCAGGTTGTCGTGGTTGCTCCTGACCGTGAACGAAGCGCGGCCGGACATTCGATGACTCTTCACCAACCTGTCAGAGCGGATTTGCTCGCCGAAGATCGTTTCGCGGTCGATGGTACGCCGACCGATTGTGTCAATCTTGCCATTCATGGTTTGTTGTCGCGTAAGCCGGATCTCGTTGTTTCTGGTATTAATCGTGGCAGTAACCTTGCTGACGATATTACCTATTCAGGTACGGTTGCCGCAGCCATGGAAGCAATGTTAATGCAGGTTCCAGCTCTAGCCGTCTCTCTTGATGTGCAAACTGGAGTCGTTCCTGATTATCATTTTGCCTGTCATTACGCGTATCTTGTTGCTCGACAGATTCTGGAGCATGGTCTTCCCGCTGATACTTTTCTCAACTTGAATATTCCTCAGGGAAAACCTAAAGGTTTGAAAATTACGCGACAGGGAAAGCGAATTTACGACAATAAGGTCGAACGAAAACTGGACCCGAGGGGCCGTACCTATTATTGGCTGGGGGGGAATCTGCTTGGTTTCAATCGCCAGCAGGATTGTGACTGTGGGGCCGTCGCTGATGGATATGCTTCCCTGTCTCCGCTGCATCTTGACCTGACAAACTATCAGTCTGTTCAATATCTGGCTGCCTGGGAACTTGATTCCTGATCGATCTGGGATTGTTTTGACGATGAATTATTCAATTGCACGCCGGCGGATGGTCGCCCAACATGTCGTATCACGGGGCATTCATGATGCAGACCTCATTCATGTCATGGAAGAGGTTCCTCGCCATTTGTTTGTCGAAGAAGCTCTGCAGAGCCAAGCTTATACTGATTATGCTTTGCCAATCGGTGAAAAGCAGACAATTTCACAACCTTATATGGTTGCGGTGATGACCCAGGCCCTCGAGCTTAAACCTAAGGATCGTGTGCTCGAAGTTGGGACCGGATCGGGATATCAAGCGGCTGTCCTGTCACGTCTTGTTTCCCATGTTTATAGCGTTGAGCGCATTGTGACCTTAGCCCGCCGTGCTCGTCGGATTCTTGATCAGATCGGTAGCAGTAATGTCCATATCCAGGTTGGTGATGGGACCACGGGTTGGCGTGAACAAGCTCCTTTTGATGCGATTATTGTGACGGCTGGTGCCCCGCAAATTCCACAAGATTACTTGGATCAGCTCGAGGTTGGTGGCCGTCTGGTTATCCCGGTAGGAGATAGCACGCAGCAAGTTCTTAAGCGGGTGACACGCCGTACTGAAGAGATATTTGATGAAGAAGATATTCTTCCCTGTCGTTTTGTCCCATTGATCGGTGTTCATGGCTGGAGTTCGTCTTCATGACGATTCTGGTCAGGCGTCTTTATGATTGGGTTTTGAGCTGGGCTGATTCGCGCTATGCGGTGTTGGCACTGTTTGTTCTGGCCGTTGCAGAGTCGTCATTTTTTCCCATTCCTCCTGATGTTTTATTGCTGGCGTTATGTCTGTCCTCGGCCAAAGGTGCGATGCGCTATGCGTTTATTTGCACGGTTGGTTCTGTTCTCGGCGGTGTTTTGGGTTATGGGATCGGATATGGTTTCTGGGAGACAACGGCGCCGTTCTTTTTTAACTGGGTTCCGGGCTTTACACCCGATCTGTTTAACCAGATACAGCATCTGTTTCAGCAATACGACTTCTGGTTTGTTTTTACGGCCGGATTTACACCGATTCCCTATAAAATTATTACCATTGGGGCTGGTGTCTTCAATCTGCAGTTTCTTGTTTTTGTCATTGCGTCCTGTATTAGTCGTGGTTTACGATTTTTTATCATCGCCTGGCTGGTTGGACGCTATGGGCCGGCGGCCCGCATATTTATTGATAAAAACTTTAACCGTCTGACCATTGCTTTTACTCTGCTGCTTGTCGGCGGCTTTATCGTGATTCGCTATGTTTTTTAATCCTGACAGGAGAACTTTCAGGTAAGGAGAATGGCCTCTGATGCGTCTCGTCACTGTTATCCTGCTGACACTGATCACCCTGGTTGCCTGTGCGACTTCAGGGGTAAATCACGTTGTTCAACCGGGACAGACGCTCTATCGCATCAGTAAAACTTATGGCGTTTCAGCGGAAAAAATTGCCGCCTACAATCACATCAAAGATCCCACTCAGATAAAAGCAGGAGAATCTCTGTGGATTCCCGGTGTCCGTCATACCCGTACTGTGGCCGTTGTGCCAAACAATACGAAGAAGACCCCCAGTGTTTCTGTGTCAAAAGCATCTCCACCAAAATCTGTCAAAAGTACGACGACAGTAAAAAAAACCACCTCGGTCAAAACAAAATCAAATTCGCAGACTGTAAAACAGTCGGCCCCTTCGGTTGCTAAAAAAGGGCAATTGGATTGGCCGGTCCGAGGCAAAATTCTTCAGTCATTCGGGGTAAAAAACGGCGAACGAAGCAAAGGGATCGTTATCGCTGCACCGGAAGGATCAGCTGTTTTGTGCGCAGCGGCAGGGCAGGTGATCTATAGTGGCAGTGGTATCCAAGGTTATGGCCACTTGTTGATTGTCAAGCATAGCGACAATCTGTACACGGTTTATGGGCATAACCGTTCCACTCTGGTCAAGGCGGGTGCTTTTGTGAATAAAGGGCAAAAGATCGCACTATCCGGACGTGTTCCTTCATTGGGGCAAGGCGGGGTTCATTTTGAAGTGAGGCAAGGGAATGAAGCTGTTAACCCGGCTTTTTACTTGCCATGATACGAGCATTCTAATACCCTTAATTTTCAATAGTTTTCAATGCAGTTTTATGGATTAACCCCGAATGGAGGTTTCATGGCGGCAGACAAAACAGATGAGAACGAGACAAAGAAAAAAAAGAAGAAATCTCCTGCTGGAGAGACCACTGGGGATGATGCGATTAAATATTATCTTCAGGATATACAGAAATCAAAACTCTTGACGGCGGATGAAGAACGAGCGCTGGCAACACGGGTTGAGCAGGGTGATGATCAGGCGCGTGCAAAAATGATCGAATCCAACCTTCGTCTAGTGGTCAAAATAGCCAAACGGTATATGAACCGTGGGTTACCGTTTCTTGATCTCATTGAAGAGGGTAATATGGGCCTTATCAAGGCTGTCGAGCGTTTTCAGGTTGATAAAGAATGTCGTTTTTCAACCTATGCAACTTGGTGGATTCGTCAATCCATTGAAAGAGCGCTTGTCAATCAGAGTCGTACCATCCGTTTACCGGTCCATGTCTCTGACAATGTAAATCGTATGCTTAAAGCAACGAAAGAGGTTCTTAAAAAGCTGAATCATGAGCCGTCTGAAGAGGAAATCGCTGAAGCGATGGGGGCTCCGGTCGATGAAGTCCGCCGTCTTCAGCAGCTTGTCAAAAAAACGTATTCCATAGAGCATCCATTGGGAGAAAACGACAACTATTCTTTGATGGATACTCTGGAGGACTCTTCGGTTGTCAATCCCGCTGAATTGCTCGAAAACCAGGATCAATATGAGTT
This is a stretch of genomic DNA from uncultured Desulfuromonas sp.. It encodes these proteins:
- a CDS encoding MerR family transcriptional regulator, encoding MNVEIPDKLFFKIGEVASITGVKPHVLRYWETEFGAFSPSKTRSQQRQYQRKDIELVLHLKDLLYNQGFTIAGARKALKSSAKKQSQTEEKSDRQVLLELREDLRRLKERLHDWS
- a CDS encoding YqaA family protein → MTILVRRLYDWVLSWADSRYAVLALFVLAVAESSFFPIPPDVLLLALCLSSAKGAMRYAFICTVGSVLGGVLGYGIGYGFWETTAPFFFNWVPGFTPDLFNQIQHLFQQYDFWFVFTAGFTPIPYKIITIGAGVFNLQFLVFVIASCISRGLRFFIIAWLVGRYGPAARIFIDKNFNRLTIAFTLLLVGGFIVIRYVF
- a CDS encoding peptidoglycan DD-metalloendopeptidase family protein, which encodes MRLVTVILLTLITLVACATSGVNHVVQPGQTLYRISKTYGVSAEKIAAYNHIKDPTQIKAGESLWIPGVRHTRTVAVVPNNTKKTPSVSVSKASPPKSVKSTTTVKKTTSVKTKSNSQTVKQSAPSVAKKGQLDWPVRGKILQSFGVKNGERSKGIVIAAPEGSAVLCAAAGQVIYSGSGIQGYGHLLIVKHSDNLYTVYGHNRSTLVKAGAFVNKGQKIALSGRVPSLGQGGVHFEVRQGNEAVNPAFYLP
- the surE gene encoding 5'/3'-nucleotidase SurE translates to MTGPENPPLIVVTNDDGILSPGLQQLSETLLNLGQVVVVAPDRERSAAGHSMTLHQPVRADLLAEDRFAVDGTPTDCVNLAIHGLLSRKPDLVVSGINRGSNLADDITYSGTVAAAMEAMLMQVPALAVSLDVQTGVVPDYHFACHYAYLVARQILEHGLPADTFLNLNIPQGKPKGLKITRQGKRIYDNKVERKLDPRGRTYYWLGGNLLGFNRQQDCDCGAVADGYASLSPLHLDLTNYQSVQYLAAWELDS
- a CDS encoding protein-L-isoaspartate(D-aspartate) O-methyltransferase, whose amino-acid sequence is MNYSIARRRMVAQHVVSRGIHDADLIHVMEEVPRHLFVEEALQSQAYTDYALPIGEKQTISQPYMVAVMTQALELKPKDRVLEVGTGSGYQAAVLSRLVSHVYSVERIVTLARRARRILDQIGSSNVHIQVGDGTTGWREQAPFDAIIVTAGAPQIPQDYLDQLEVGGRLVIPVGDSTQQVLKRVTRRTEEIFDEEDILPCRFVPLIGVHGWSSSS
- a CDS encoding integration host factor subunit alpha, encoding MTKADLVENVYFKTGFSKKESAEIVETVFELMKDTLETGDKIKIAGFGNFVVKQKATRRGRNPQTGEEIEISSRKILTFKPSQVLKTAINEGD
- a CDS encoding sigma-70 family RNA polymerase sigma factor, which encodes MAADKTDENETKKKKKKSPAGETTGDDAIKYYLQDIQKSKLLTADEERALATRVEQGDDQARAKMIESNLRLVVKIAKRYMNRGLPFLDLIEEGNMGLIKAVERFQVDKECRFSTYATWWIRQSIERALVNQSRTIRLPVHVSDNVNRMLKATKEVLKKLNHEPSEEEIAEAMGAPVDEVRRLQQLVKKTYSIEHPLGENDNYSLMDTLEDSSVVNPAELLENQDQYEFVNKWLGSLKENEREILMLRFGLNDCEPETLDTIGKRYGVTRERIRQIEAKSIDKLRRMMREEAENQI